One window of the Thermodesulfomicrobium sp. WS genome contains the following:
- the pstA gene encoding phosphate ABC transporter permease PstA, translated as MTLPTDPALHARRKAKERRFKTMSYAAILVAGVFLVFFFADILRQGLPALKQAEILVPIHFTQDILEYPESALPPEYVPLVSRGVVRLFPNELHATPKLLGSTQERWVLATAEVDQFLKGKPNRLKAKEQRTAERLQSEGRLRLAWNIGFFTNGDSKLPEMAGVFAAAVGSVYVLLVTLAFSFPIGVMAAVYLEEFAPDNRLMQIIEVNINNLAAIPSILFGLLGLAIFIQFFGIPRSSSVVGGLTLGLMTLPVIIIATRAAIRAIPSAIREGAMALGATRWQVVWDHILPLALPGILTGTIIGLARAIGETAPLILVGMVAFIPQPAASFLEATSVLPAQIYTWASDSQRAFVERTAAGIVVLLVILLSMNALAIFLRTKYERKW; from the coding sequence ATGACCCTGCCCACCGATCCCGCCCTTCATGCCCGCCGCAAGGCCAAAGAGCGCCGCTTCAAGACGATGTCCTACGCCGCCATCCTCGTGGCCGGCGTGTTTTTGGTCTTCTTTTTCGCCGATATCCTGCGCCAAGGGCTGCCTGCCCTCAAACAGGCGGAAATTTTGGTCCCCATCCACTTTACCCAAGATATTCTCGAGTACCCGGAAAGCGCTCTGCCTCCCGAATACGTGCCTTTGGTCAGCCGCGGAGTGGTGCGGCTTTTCCCCAACGAGCTCCACGCCACGCCGAAACTCTTGGGGAGCACGCAAGAACGCTGGGTGCTGGCCACGGCGGAAGTGGACCAGTTTCTCAAAGGAAAACCCAATCGCTTAAAGGCCAAGGAACAACGCACAGCAGAGCGCCTCCAGAGCGAAGGCCGCCTACGCCTTGCCTGGAATATTGGCTTTTTCACCAACGGCGATTCCAAGCTTCCGGAGATGGCGGGCGTCTTCGCCGCTGCCGTGGGCTCGGTGTATGTGCTTCTCGTCACCCTGGCCTTCAGCTTCCCCATCGGGGTCATGGCGGCAGTCTATCTGGAGGAATTCGCTCCCGATAACCGGCTCATGCAGATCATCGAGGTCAACATCAATAATCTGGCCGCCATCCCCTCTATCCTCTTTGGCCTTCTGGGGCTGGCCATCTTCATCCAATTCTTTGGCATCCCGAGATCTTCCAGCGTGGTGGGGGGGCTGACCTTAGGGCTTATGACGCTCCCGGTGATCATCATCGCCACCCGGGCCGCCATCCGCGCCATCCCCAGCGCCATTCGCGAAGGCGCCATGGCCCTGGGGGCCACCCGCTGGCAGGTGGTGTGGGACCACATCCTGCCGTTGGCGCTCCCCGGCATCCTCACAGGGACCATTATCGGCCTGGCCCGGGCCATTGGCGAGACCGCGCCCCTCATCTTGGTGGGTATGGTGGCCTTCATCCCCCAGCCGGCTGCAAGCTTTCTCGAAGCCACCAGCGTGCTGCCCGCCCAAATCTACACCTGGGCCTCGGACTCCCAGCGGGCCTTCGTGGAGCGCACCGCCGCCGGCATCGTGGTACTGCTCGTGATCCTGCTCTCCATGAACGCCCTGGCCATCTTTCTGCGCACCAAATACGAACGCAAATGGTAG
- a CDS encoding calcium/sodium antiporter translates to MIPLFAVIFGIVLLVWSADRFVTGAAALASHLGMPPLLIGMLVIGFGTSAPEMVVSAISAWQGNPGIALGNAYGSNIANIALILGVTALMSPITVHSQVLRKELPILAVVTALAAWQLWDGEITRLDAIVLLAVFGGLMAWTIWQGLRKKEDALGSEMEQELDVRAMPIRRAVFWLVVGLALLIVSSRILVWGAVEIAHGFGVSDLIIGLTIVAVGTSLPELASSIIAARKGEHDIALGNILGSNLFNTLAVVGIAGTIHPLAVGPEVFNRDMLVMAALTLSLFVIGYGFRGPGRINRIEGAVLLVCYVGYTAYLISTVFGGQA, encoded by the coding sequence ATGATTCCTCTTTTCGCGGTGATCTTCGGCATCGTCCTTTTGGTCTGGAGCGCGGATCGTTTTGTCACCGGAGCTGCGGCCTTGGCGTCGCATTTGGGGATGCCGCCGCTGCTTATCGGTATGCTTGTCATCGGCTTTGGCACCTCCGCCCCGGAAATGGTGGTTTCCGCCATCTCCGCCTGGCAAGGCAACCCAGGCATCGCCCTGGGAAACGCCTACGGCTCCAACATCGCCAACATTGCGTTGATTCTGGGGGTGACTGCACTCATGAGCCCCATCACGGTGCACTCCCAAGTGCTGCGCAAGGAACTGCCCATCCTCGCGGTGGTCACGGCGCTGGCGGCATGGCAACTCTGGGATGGCGAGATCACCCGGCTTGATGCCATCGTGCTGCTTGCCGTGTTCGGCGGCCTGATGGCCTGGACGATCTGGCAAGGGCTGCGGAAAAAAGAGGATGCGTTGGGAAGCGAGATGGAGCAGGAGCTGGACGTTCGCGCCATGCCCATTCGCCGTGCGGTCTTCTGGTTGGTGGTCGGTCTGGCTCTTTTGATTGTCAGTTCCCGCATTCTGGTCTGGGGCGCGGTGGAGATCGCTCATGGGTTTGGGGTCAGCGATCTGATCATCGGCCTGACCATCGTCGCGGTCGGCACCTCGCTGCCGGAACTGGCCTCATCAATCATTGCAGCCAGGAAGGGCGAACACGATATCGCTCTCGGCAATATCCTCGGCTCCAACCTGTTCAACACCCTGGCGGTGGTGGGGATCGCCGGTACGATTCACCCGCTGGCCGTTGGGCCGGAAGTCTTCAACCGGGACATGCTGGTGATGGCCGCACTGACCCTGTCGCTATTCGTGATCGGCTATGGATTCCGGGGACCAGGACGTATCAACCGCATCGAGGGCGCGGTGCTGTTGGTCTGTTACGTGGGCTATACGGCCTACCTGATCAGCACGGTTTTTGGCGGGCAGGCATAG
- a CDS encoding type III secretion system chaperone: MDVRENAQRVVDYIGKAVGIEGLRFDENGTASFVIEDEIICTFFVDEDEEVLVVALYLGRIDRSNTELLYEMLCGNYMGAYTGGGAMGIDDEEDLVAIHRVFPLPIEEPAWIEEPLASLIGAARYWRGKMRDAATGREEGLAIPDNHIIRG; encoded by the coding sequence ATGGATGTGAGGGAAAACGCTCAGCGCGTGGTGGACTACATTGGAAAAGCCGTGGGGATCGAAGGGCTCAGGTTCGATGAGAACGGCACCGCATCCTTTGTCATCGAGGATGAGATCATCTGTACTTTCTTTGTGGACGAAGACGAAGAGGTGCTCGTGGTGGCCCTCTACCTCGGTCGGATTGACCGATCCAATACCGAGCTTCTCTACGAAATGCTCTGTGGCAACTATATGGGCGCCTACACCGGTGGCGGTGCCATGGGCATTGACGACGAAGAGGACCTCGTGGCCATCCACCGTGTCTTTCCCCTTCCCATCGAGGAGCCGGCGTGGATTGAGGAGCCGCTTGCAAGTCTCATCGGTGCCGCCCGCTACTGGCGGGGTAAGATGCGTGACGCTGCTACGGGGAGAGAGGAAGGGCTCGCCATTCCCGACAACCACATTATCCGTGGGTAG
- the sctE gene encoding type III secretion system translocon subunit SctE, which produces MVDPITTPSVTTPVVTETPEDTPSISETTKKLLTILSEQPAGGTGEADTVGGKPELVPPSSNALEMAEMLASLKAKINEAMTGIAKENIEKNREDQLQKSQERIQQIKEAAEAMDRAKTWGVLGKVFGWLIPALMVVAGAALAIAGGVMLATGVGAVAGVACLSIGASLIAGGIVGLVAQTLQETGAAQKIMDWMAEQFQNMGMGEEAAKWVAFAIYQAVIITIMIAASVGAGAIAGFGAGVIAGAVGGGASAAGGAASAGASAASAGASAAASAGASAASAGASAAASTVSTVTTNTVKVAVAVLQALLSVAQAGIGVGKAVNEYDAAGHEAQAAEINAMLKKLQQKLEEQEDQLREIMDSWQQGMDIVMNVIDTQGSMAKMAMQV; this is translated from the coding sequence ATGGTTGATCCCATCACGACACCGAGTGTCACCACCCCGGTGGTGACGGAAACGCCCGAGGATACGCCGAGCATCTCGGAGACGACGAAGAAGCTCCTTACCATCTTGAGTGAACAGCCCGCGGGGGGAACAGGAGAGGCCGATACGGTGGGCGGCAAGCCGGAGCTTGTCCCGCCAAGCAGCAACGCCCTCGAGATGGCGGAGATGCTCGCCAGTCTCAAGGCGAAGATCAACGAGGCCATGACGGGCATTGCCAAGGAAAACATTGAGAAGAACCGGGAGGACCAACTCCAGAAATCCCAGGAGCGCATCCAGCAGATCAAAGAAGCTGCAGAGGCGATGGATCGGGCGAAGACCTGGGGCGTCCTCGGTAAAGTTTTCGGATGGCTCATCCCCGCTCTCATGGTCGTCGCCGGGGCGGCTCTCGCCATTGCCGGCGGCGTCATGCTTGCGACAGGAGTGGGTGCCGTTGCCGGGGTGGCGTGCCTCAGCATCGGAGCATCCCTCATTGCCGGCGGGATAGTGGGGCTTGTGGCCCAGACCCTTCAAGAGACCGGCGCAGCCCAAAAGATCATGGACTGGATGGCCGAGCAATTCCAAAACATGGGGATGGGCGAAGAAGCGGCCAAATGGGTGGCCTTCGCCATCTACCAAGCGGTGATCATTACCATCATGATTGCGGCGAGCGTCGGGGCCGGAGCCATTGCCGGCTTCGGGGCCGGAGTCATTGCCGGCGCGGTGGGCGGTGGAGCGTCAGCGGCAGGAGGAGCGGCCAGTGCTGGCGCATCGGCGGCGAGTGCCGGCGCATCGGCGGCGGCCAGTGCTGGCGCATCGGCGGCGAGTGCCGGCGCATCGGCGGCGGCGAGCACCGTTTCCACGGTAACGACCAACACGGTGAAGGTGGCTGTAGCCGTGCTCCAGGCACTTTTGAGCGTGGCCCAAGCGGGGATCGGAGTGGGTAAGGCCGTCAATGAATACGATGCCGCGGGCCACGAAGCCCAAGCTGCGGAGATCAACGCCATGCTGAAAAAGCTCCAGCAGAAGCTCGAGGAGCAGGAGGATCAGCTGAGGGAGATCATGGATTCCTGGCAGCAGGGCATGGACATCGTCATGAACGTCATTGATACCCAGGGGAGCATGGCCAAGATGGCTATGCAGGTATAA
- a CDS encoding type III secretion system chaperone: MMASQPITSLFQDFGKNIGIEGLALDDHGYCCLFFDELGVNLEVDEASNQLFLYANIGDLPPRGERLALYELLLDGNSFFQGTDGGTLGVDTETGLAALVTTLPVAGLDVNGLEGALQRFVELVRDWQERCRKVMEAPHVREEPPGASEGIRV, from the coding sequence ATGATGGCATCGCAACCGATAACCTCACTTTTCCAGGATTTTGGAAAGAACATCGGCATTGAGGGGCTTGCCTTGGATGACCACGGCTATTGCTGTCTCTTCTTCGATGAGCTGGGGGTAAACCTGGAGGTGGACGAAGCGAGCAACCAGCTCTTTCTCTACGCCAACATCGGAGATCTCCCTCCACGGGGCGAGCGACTCGCCCTCTACGAGCTCCTCCTCGACGGCAATTCCTTCTTCCAGGGAACCGATGGTGGCACGCTGGGCGTGGACACGGAGACGGGACTTGCGGCGCTCGTCACGACCCTTCCCGTGGCAGGGCTCGATGTGAACGGCCTTGAAGGGGCGCTCCAGCGCTTCGTGGAGCTCGTCCGAGATTGGCAAGAACGATGCAGGAAGGTCATGGAAGCGCCCCATGTTCGAGAAGAGCCTCCGGGCGCTTCGGAGGGCATTCGGGTGTAG
- a CDS encoding regulator of G-protein signaling domain-containing protein — protein sequence MPTTVDQFRSIAQTGGYLRHEAGEDSRLQRYGRGLFGKIVAWFRAKFHPGTVAAENRQVMQSFVTALRDCYGEYSTTLAKDLDLSGATPLSARTVRSLIQAGEKHRSQIAGYNKLIQEQFSVSNLFGRRDFGKVWYDIVAEKGIRQGFSVEDFHHERLSLSIAAKIKWASEQGTRMVSEGEAEHIARREVEQFITRKQALLEHIGTMGLNERQQAVLTELVKKNEDITSQEQLDAIWQTHEAATAFINRLRQDPPPSRLEVLETFHTLSTVCYEHTKPLAELAKKQSQEFGGDNLMAMREYVIQLGMGLAGIQRDDAARIFHLLSSDAVKEMQKVLVSFLSGEFMPSPSEEIQSTNLNLLREVTLIIAGKRIGKSEEDIQRALTVSEAPTHMRDIPGDLFDALKSLGFDLYRADDPLSGILQSERGFEDFVTFSEKKQAEENPLFWKAVENFRGITDEEKKQEAARAIVDDFIKPGGPHEINIDGAERQAILDAVAENRLDGVFDRAQDHILTLMEQNFHQDFAQWFAGQQ from the coding sequence ATGCCTACGACCGTAGATCAATTCCGATCTATCGCGCAAACGGGCGGCTATCTCCGCCACGAAGCCGGCGAAGACAGCCGTCTTCAGCGGTACGGCCGGGGCCTTTTCGGGAAGATTGTCGCCTGGTTCCGGGCAAAATTTCATCCCGGCACCGTGGCGGCGGAGAACCGGCAGGTCATGCAGTCTTTCGTGACGGCGCTTAGGGACTGTTACGGCGAATACAGCACGACGTTGGCAAAGGATCTTGATCTCTCCGGCGCCACCCCCCTTTCGGCCCGGACTGTACGCAGTCTTATCCAAGCGGGGGAAAAGCATCGGAGCCAGATCGCCGGCTATAATAAACTCATTCAGGAACAGTTCAGTGTGTCGAACTTGTTCGGCCGAAGGGATTTCGGGAAGGTGTGGTACGATATCGTCGCCGAAAAGGGCATCCGGCAAGGCTTTTCCGTGGAAGATTTCCACCATGAGCGTCTCTCCCTCAGTATCGCTGCCAAGATCAAATGGGCATCCGAACAAGGCACGCGTATGGTTTCAGAGGGTGAGGCGGAACACATCGCGCGAAGGGAAGTGGAGCAGTTCATCACGAGGAAGCAGGCGCTTTTGGAGCACATCGGCACCATGGGGCTCAACGAACGGCAGCAGGCCGTCCTTACCGAGTTGGTAAAAAAAAATGAGGACATCACCTCGCAGGAACAGCTCGATGCCATCTGGCAAACCCATGAGGCGGCCACAGCGTTCATCAACCGCCTGCGGCAGGATCCACCGCCATCCAGGCTCGAGGTACTCGAAACCTTCCATACCCTCTCTACCGTTTGTTATGAACATACGAAGCCGCTCGCGGAGCTGGCCAAAAAGCAAAGCCAAGAGTTCGGCGGCGATAATCTCATGGCAATGCGCGAGTATGTCATCCAATTGGGCATGGGGCTTGCCGGCATACAAAGAGACGATGCGGCGCGCATCTTCCATCTCCTCTCCTCCGATGCCGTCAAGGAGATGCAGAAGGTATTGGTCAGCTTTCTCTCCGGTGAATTCATGCCTTCCCCATCCGAAGAGATACAGTCCACGAATCTGAACTTGTTGCGAGAAGTCACTCTCATTATAGCGGGGAAGCGCATTGGAAAAAGCGAGGAAGACATCCAGAGGGCCCTCACGGTGTCCGAGGCTCCAACGCACATGCGCGACATTCCTGGTGATCTCTTCGATGCGCTCAAATCTTTGGGCTTTGATCTCTACAGAGCCGACGATCCTCTCAGTGGCATCCTGCAATCGGAGAGAGGATTCGAGGATTTCGTCACCTTCAGCGAAAAGAAGCAGGCGGAGGAGAATCCGCTTTTTTGGAAGGCAGTGGAGAATTTTCGGGGCATCACCGATGAAGAAAAGAAACAGGAAGCTGCCCGTGCCATTGTGGATGATTTCATCAAACCTGGTGGGCCGCATGAGATCAATATTGACGGTGCGGAGCGCCAGGCAATCCTCGATGCCGTGGCGGAAAACCGTCTGGATGGAGTTTTCGACAGGGCCCAGGACCATATTCTTACCCTCATGGAGCAGAACTTTCACCAAGACTTTGCCCAATGGTTCGCTGGGCAGCAATAA
- a CDS encoding type III secretion system chaperone: MGKEIMSRIIEEFGKGFGIPDARLGDYGSWSFLAGDILVTLQADGDGTVECFSFLGEIEHPTEDLYETLLEADFFFRETHGATIGVSKATRVATLAYRMPVEGLDGGKFRQVMENFINLAAHWQARLAGAQGFKTAEPVLPGEMKV, translated from the coding sequence ATGGGCAAAGAGATCATGTCGCGGATCATTGAAGAGTTCGGCAAGGGGTTCGGCATTCCCGATGCTCGCCTCGGTGACTACGGAAGCTGGAGTTTTCTGGCAGGTGACATCCTCGTCACCCTTCAAGCCGACGGGGACGGCACCGTGGAGTGCTTCTCCTTTCTCGGTGAAATCGAGCACCCCACGGAAGATCTCTATGAAACGCTTTTGGAAGCGGACTTTTTCTTCCGAGAAACGCACGGTGCCACCATCGGCGTGAGCAAGGCAACCCGCGTGGCCACCCTGGCCTACCGTATGCCTGTGGAAGGACTGGACGGGGGGAAGTTTCGGCAGGTCATGGAAAACTTTATCAACCTTGCAGCCCACTGGCAGGCACGCCTCGCCGGGGCGCAGGGGTTCAAAACGGCCGAGCCGGTTCTTCCTGGGGAAATGAAAGTATAA
- the sctB gene encoding type III secretion system translocon subunit SctB, whose translation MGEMSITFRDPSQFQTALKDITETQRYGAVKSLTVEDGVFRFETDDGTVTLTPDLPPPGENTDPQGAHDVLGSQVDTLFELMAALTKVLKEMRAANRASREVEHQAQMNELLEAAGKIREAGMKALVGAIVGFAVSVAMAAISIGVSIKSAKAELGKMNAAGKLGEAEKAVQQAQAKLTEAQKGLQQARQATSLTEGIRGTAKGMEQVSQAKAGLQQAQAAQVSAQQAMKAASLSAGGWAGAAQATPQIGQGVSQMVSGIGQYEASKSQEEQKIHETKAEEHSFQAQKDSEQIQALQELIQSVLDKLKAIMELQMQAVDHVSRV comes from the coding sequence ATGGGTGAAATGAGCATCACCTTTCGTGACCCATCCCAGTTCCAAACCGCTCTCAAGGACATTACGGAAACGCAGCGGTATGGAGCGGTCAAGTCCCTTACCGTGGAAGATGGCGTGTTTCGGTTTGAGACCGATGATGGCACGGTAACGCTAACGCCGGATTTGCCGCCGCCTGGTGAAAACACGGATCCCCAAGGGGCTCACGACGTCCTTGGAAGCCAGGTGGATACGCTCTTCGAGCTTATGGCCGCCCTCACGAAAGTCCTCAAGGAAATGCGGGCCGCCAACCGTGCGTCCCGGGAGGTGGAACACCAAGCACAGATGAACGAACTCCTTGAGGCGGCGGGGAAGATCCGAGAAGCCGGAATGAAAGCCCTCGTGGGGGCCATTGTGGGTTTCGCCGTCTCTGTGGCCATGGCCGCCATCTCCATCGGAGTGTCCATTAAATCGGCCAAAGCTGAACTCGGCAAGATGAACGCCGCCGGCAAATTGGGCGAAGCGGAGAAGGCGGTTCAGCAGGCGCAGGCAAAGCTCACCGAAGCCCAGAAAGGTCTCCAGCAGGCACGGCAGGCCACCAGCCTCACCGAGGGCATCAGAGGAACGGCCAAGGGTATGGAGCAAGTCTCCCAGGCAAAAGCGGGACTCCAACAGGCCCAGGCGGCTCAGGTAAGCGCCCAGCAAGCCATGAAGGCAGCCTCTCTCTCTGCTGGTGGTTGGGCTGGAGCAGCGCAGGCAACTCCTCAGATCGGCCAGGGTGTAAGCCAGATGGTGAGCGGCATCGGCCAGTACGAGGCATCAAAATCTCAGGAAGAGCAGAAGATCCATGAGACCAAGGCCGAAGAGCACTCCTTCCAGGCACAGAAGGACAGCGAACAGATCCAGGCTCTCCAGGAGCTCATCCAGAGCGTGCTCGATAAGCTGAAAGCCATCATGGAGCTCCAGATGCAGGCGGTAGATCATGTCTCACGGGTATGA
- a CDS encoding SycD/LcrH family type III secretion system chaperone encodes MSEMIPVQELTQEQLQDIVAAVVKGETTLQEVKGFSDEQMEAIYSVAYNLYQAGKYGDAVQVFSWLGMFNPFVSKYWLGLGASLQMAKDFEKALNAYAVASVTSSPKDPVPHLHAAECYLGMGNIGEAMKALQMAVDFSTGKPEHRKTFQKAQAFLEILTAQGEEK; translated from the coding sequence ATGAGTGAGATGATACCGGTTCAGGAGCTCACCCAAGAACAGCTCCAGGATATCGTTGCTGCCGTCGTGAAGGGCGAGACCACGCTCCAGGAGGTCAAGGGCTTCTCCGATGAGCAGATGGAGGCCATCTACAGCGTGGCGTACAATCTCTACCAGGCCGGGAAGTACGGGGACGCCGTCCAGGTTTTTAGCTGGCTTGGGATGTTCAACCCCTTCGTGAGCAAGTACTGGCTGGGGTTGGGAGCATCGCTTCAGATGGCGAAAGACTTTGAGAAGGCCCTGAACGCCTATGCCGTTGCCTCCGTCACTTCGTCTCCGAAAGACCCTGTGCCGCATCTCCACGCCGCTGAATGCTACCTGGGTATGGGAAACATCGGGGAGGCTATGAAGGCTCTGCAGATGGCCGTGGATTTCAGCACGGGCAAGCCGGAACACCGGAAGACTTTCCAGAAGGCCCAGGCCTTCCTGGAGATCCTGACGGCGCAAGGGGAAGAAAAGTAG
- a CDS encoding type III secretion system chaperone: MDTKEMLQEVTRRLGVDGFGTGEGGRKELVFDDEVVVVFDDEARRDGIWISTEIAPLPKEHREAVFRLVLRANAVAADRHGPVATLEGDRIVLQQFLSDASWTPESVMERLEGFLNRAESLKNRLSEGVERGRSQGGMPDDRFWNGMLRP; the protein is encoded by the coding sequence ATGGACACGAAAGAGATGCTCCAAGAAGTCACCCGGCGGCTCGGGGTTGACGGCTTCGGGACGGGTGAAGGCGGCCGAAAGGAGCTTGTCTTCGATGATGAAGTGGTTGTCGTCTTTGATGATGAGGCACGGCGGGACGGGATCTGGATCTCCACCGAGATCGCCCCGTTGCCTAAGGAGCATCGGGAGGCCGTTTTCCGTCTCGTTCTTAGAGCGAATGCCGTTGCTGCTGATCGTCATGGTCCGGTGGCCACGCTGGAAGGCGATAGGATCGTGCTCCAGCAGTTTCTAAGCGACGCATCATGGACGCCTGAGTCGGTCATGGAACGGCTGGAAGGCTTTCTCAATAGGGCGGAGAGTCTGAAAAACCGGCTCTCTGAGGGAGTGGAGCGGGGGCGCAGCCAGGGCGGTATGCCGGATGACCGTTTCTGGAATGGGATGTTGCGCCCCTGA
- the sctV gene encoding type III secretion system export apparatus subunit SctV, which produces MKWDVTILQRTASQVTRFADLALAALVIGIIGLMILPIPPFLLDTLLATNLCISAALLLVAMYIPSALHLSTFPSLLLFTTLFRLALNITTTRLILLKAHAGDIIYTFGHFVVAGNYVVGGVIFLIITIVQFLVITKGSERVSEVAARFTLDAMPGKQMSIDSDMRAGLIEIDEARRRRRALERESQLFGAMDGAMKFVKGDAIAGLIITAINIIGGLIIGVLQKGMPLMKAVQTYSILTIGDGLVSQIPALLISITSGVVVTRVSSDEEEANLGRDIGQQMLSQPKALLIAGAMLLGFALIPGFPKLQFLVLGCVVGGIGYGLYLPKKKRPEKEATFAAQVTRAKKKKAETPRAGDEFSITVPLLVDIDAEAEGFLDPDAFNQELARVRSALYHDLGVPFPGVHLRFNENLGGGAYAILIQEIPVANGKVRADALLFQEKTDLLETLSLPYEADERFLPTFETVWVSHQYREALQKAGLPFLEGSQIISYHLTLVLRKYAGEFIGLQETKTLLDRMEKSFGELVKECYRVVPLQKMSEILKRLVQEQISIRDLRTILEALVEWGPKEKDVVLLVEYVRSSLRRQISYKYSGGRNVLAVYLLDPQVEETIRQSIRQTSAGSYLALDPAKAKAIVQNVKNEVGDIRGKTSRPVLLTSMDVRRYMRKLIETEMEELPVLSYQELTPDISLQPLGRIRAA; this is translated from the coding sequence ATGAAGTGGGACGTCACCATCCTCCAGCGCACGGCTTCCCAGGTCACGCGTTTTGCCGATCTGGCCCTCGCCGCCCTGGTCATCGGGATCATCGGCCTCATGATCCTTCCCATCCCGCCTTTCCTCCTCGACACCCTGCTGGCCACCAACCTCTGCATCTCGGCGGCGCTCCTCCTCGTCGCCATGTACATCCCCTCGGCTCTGCACCTCTCCACCTTTCCCTCGCTCCTCCTCTTTACCACGCTCTTCCGTCTGGCCTTGAATATCACGACGACGCGGCTCATCCTCCTCAAGGCCCACGCCGGCGACATCATCTATACCTTCGGGCATTTCGTCGTGGCGGGGAACTACGTCGTCGGCGGGGTCATTTTCCTCATTATCACCATCGTGCAGTTCCTCGTTATCACCAAGGGATCCGAGCGCGTCTCCGAGGTGGCCGCCCGCTTCACCCTTGACGCCATGCCCGGAAAGCAGATGAGCATTGACTCCGACATGCGTGCCGGCCTCATCGAGATTGACGAAGCCCGCAGGCGGCGTCGTGCTCTCGAGAGGGAGAGCCAGCTCTTTGGCGCCATGGACGGCGCCATGAAGTTCGTGAAGGGCGATGCCATTGCAGGCCTCATCATCACCGCCATCAACATCATCGGCGGGCTCATCATCGGCGTGCTCCAGAAGGGCATGCCCCTCATGAAGGCCGTTCAGACCTACTCCATCCTCACCATCGGCGATGGCCTCGTGAGCCAGATCCCGGCACTTCTCATCTCCATTACCTCCGGCGTCGTCGTAACGCGCGTCTCCTCCGACGAAGAGGAGGCGAACCTCGGGCGAGACATCGGCCAGCAGATGCTCTCCCAACCCAAGGCTCTCCTCATCGCCGGTGCCATGCTCCTGGGCTTTGCGCTCATCCCAGGCTTCCCCAAGCTCCAGTTCCTTGTGCTCGGCTGCGTCGTAGGAGGGATCGGCTACGGCCTTTATCTGCCGAAGAAGAAGCGGCCCGAGAAGGAGGCTACCTTTGCCGCACAGGTCACGCGGGCGAAGAAGAAGAAAGCCGAGACGCCACGGGCCGGGGATGAGTTCTCCATCACCGTACCGCTCCTTGTGGATATTGATGCCGAGGCGGAGGGCTTCCTCGATCCTGACGCCTTTAACCAGGAGCTTGCCCGCGTCCGCTCCGCCCTCTACCACGACCTCGGCGTACCCTTTCCCGGTGTGCACCTCCGCTTCAACGAGAACCTCGGCGGCGGCGCCTATGCCATCCTCATCCAGGAGATCCCTGTGGCAAACGGCAAGGTTCGCGCAGACGCCCTCCTCTTCCAGGAGAAAACCGATCTCCTCGAGACGCTCTCTCTTCCGTATGAAGCAGACGAACGCTTTCTTCCCACCTTCGAGACCGTCTGGGTTTCCCATCAATACCGTGAGGCACTCCAAAAGGCCGGCCTCCCCTTTCTGGAAGGCTCGCAGATTATCAGCTACCATCTTACCCTCGTCCTCCGAAAGTATGCCGGTGAGTTCATCGGTCTCCAGGAGACGAAAACGCTTCTGGACCGCATGGAGAAATCCTTCGGCGAGCTCGTGAAGGAGTGCTACCGCGTCGTGCCGCTCCAGAAGATGAGCGAGATCCTGAAACGCCTTGTCCAAGAGCAGATCTCCATTCGCGATCTTCGGACCATTCTTGAAGCGCTCGTGGAATGGGGGCCGAAGGAAAAGGACGTGGTGCTCCTCGTGGAGTATGTCCGCAGTAGCCTCCGGCGCCAGATCAGCTATAAATACAGTGGAGGCCGAAACGTTCTTGCCGTCTATCTCCTGGATCCGCAGGTGGAGGAGACCATACGGCAGTCTATCCGTCAGACCTCGGCGGGAAGTTATTTGGCCCTGGATCCGGCGAAGGCCAAGGCCATCGTGCAGAACGTGAAGAACGAGGTGGGAGACATCCGCGGCAAAACCTCCCGCCCTGTGCTCCTCACCTCCATGGATGTCCGACGCTATATGCGAAAACTCATTGAAACGGAGATGGAGGAGCTCCCCGTCCTCTCCTACCAGGAACTCACTCCAGACATCTCGCTCCAGCCGCTCGGGAGAATTCGTGCGGCATAA